The Impatiens glandulifera chromosome 8, dImpGla2.1, whole genome shotgun sequence genome includes a window with the following:
- the LOC124911483 gene encoding transcription termination factor MTERF4, chloroplastic, producing MRMIINAGIAKPSFFVVQYELPTIIFHQTQLIPSSTVWYPRQFHNRNAWIAKFKCSIAERSSPSFYKSKYPHPKREPKRERGNPTSLYSRPSLLDMKKEKMEKRALVYDFLRSIGIIPDELDGLELPVTVDVMKDRVEFLDNIGLTIDDINNYPLILGCSVKKNMIPVLDYLGKLGVRKSTFTDFLRRYPQILQASVVIDLEPVVKYLQGMDIKPNDIPRVLERYPEVLGFKLEGTMSTSVAYLVGIGVSRREIGGVLTKYPEILGMRVGRIIKPFVEYLEYLGIPELAVARLIENRPHILGFDLGEKVKPNVESLLEYNVKRTGLASVIAQYPEMLGLDLKQKLISQSSILDSILGLGVEDFGRVIEKMPQVVSLSKIAVEKHVGFLKSCGFSIEQARDMVMGCPQLLALNLDAMKLGFEFFKDEMGRDLNELVGFPAFFTYGLESVIKPRHKVVAKKGLKCSLAWLLNCSDQKFEERMKYDFIDMEDNTEEDYPLFDMKTLMEPETDDESESEFEDESEIDDE from the coding sequence ATGAGGATGATAATAAATGCGGGAATTGCGAAACCCAGCTTCTTTGTTGTACAATATGAACTACCCACAATTATATTCCACCAAACCCAGCTAATTCCTTCATCAACCGTATGGTATCCAAGGCAATTTCACAATAGAAACGCATGGATCGCAAAATTCAAGTGTTCAATCGCAGAGAGATCATCTCCATCTTTCTACAAGTCAAAATACCCTCATCCCAAACGAGAACCCAAACGTGAACGAGGAAACCCAACATCTTTATACAGCCGTCCCAGTTTACTCGACatgaagaaagaaaagatgGAAAAACGAGCTCTGGTTTACGATTTCTTAAGGAGTATCGGTATTATACCAGATGAACTCGACGGTTTAGAGCTTCCAGTCACAGTCGATGTCATGAAGGATCGTGTCGAATTCCTCGATAACATAGGTCTTACAATCGACGACATTAACAATTATCCTCTCATTCTCGGTTGCAGTGTGAAGAAAAACATGATCCCTGTTCTTGATTATCTTGGAAAACTAGGTGTTAGAAAATCAACATTTACTGATTTCTTGAGACGTTACCCTCAGATCCTCCAAGCTAGTGTTGTAATCGATTTGGAGCCTGTTGTGAAGTATCTGCAAGGGATGGATATAAAACCGAATGATATTCCTAGAGTTCTCGAGAGATATCCTGAGGTTCTAGGGTTTAAGCTCGAAGGAACTATGAGCACTTCGGTTGCTTATTTAGTCGGTATAGGTGTTTCGCGAAGGGAAATCGGAGGGGTTCTCACTAAATACCCGGAGATTCTCGGGATGAGAGTTGGACGAATCATCAAACCGTTTGTTGAGTATCTGGAGTATTTAGGAATACCCGAACTAGCCGTAGCAAGATTGATCGAAAATCGGCCTCACATTCTAGGGTTTGATTTGGGCGAGAAAGTTAAACCGAATGTCGAATCTCTTCTAGAATATAACGTGAAACGAACAGGACTTGCTTCTGTGATTGCACAATACCCGGAAATGCTAGGGCTTGATTTGAAACAAAAACTTATAAGTCAATCCAGCATTCTAGATTCAATTCTTGGTTTGGGTGTTGAAGATTTCGGGCGGGTAATTGAAAAGATGCCTCAAGTTGTTAGTTTGAGTAAAATTGCTGTGGAGAAACACGTCGGTTTCTTGAAAAGTTGTGGATTCTCGATAGAACAAGCGAGGGATATGGTCATGGGATGCCCTCAGCTGCTTGCATTGAATCTGGATGCGATGAAATTAGGGTTCGAGTTTTTCAAAGATGAGATGGGAAGAGATTTGAATGAGTTGGTTGGTTTTCCGGCATTCTTTACTTATGGGCTTGAATCGGTTATAAAGCCAAGGCATAAGGTGGTTGCTAAAAAGGGTTTGAAATGTTCGCTTGCTTGGCTTCTTAACTGTTCGGATCAGAAATTTGAAGAAAGAATGAAGTATGATTTTATTGATATGGAGGATAATACAGAAGAAGATTATCCTTTGTTTGATATGAAAACTCTGATGGAGCCTGAAACTGATGATGAATCAGAATCTGAGTTTGAGGATGAAAGTGAAATTGATGATGAGTAG